From Anopheles coluzzii chromosome 3, AcolN3, whole genome shotgun sequence, the proteins below share one genomic window:
- the LOC120959622 gene encoding rab11 family-interacting protein 4B isoform X1, with translation MNWHRLSDKLSPLKMMTTTKKVDYLSTTPTSATTPSSTSQPDSLDLDYDMWQGQFEFVGPTVPINAANGNCGSSSSTGSIGITSLDKQSRTSSSSLEDLRLNGYIPPDQPVLIDEETFLSLHPNDFPSSGPQSGFFLDDYGNPNQNGNALDAYQLNNNSITANGNVSGGILNIKMLNNKTNNLISSVTIEEKNAKNNLINNNLKLINDNPELSNKYILKSSNSSSKMSDLIKTDLCDNLNEQLEILQRQVTNLADTQSNVDDRTSRTKTEYAVLQARYHMLEEQLRETELRAEERLAEEQKRHRELLARVEREAKLQNENCQIRIRTMEMEVTSLREEIQRLRLQSDKQAADLHATEEKLEKARDSLMISQQDLAEARAEEKKHRAEKQAAEELMVELGKECERLRSERGPALPTTSPESLRLEELHQEMDELRQKNKSLEEANEELQAMMLTRSIEEGRNLLNGTSNSLAQELEAMSQNQDTVDSTTLASLTQLQVAFQEKEEENRRLKHYIDTMLLNVVENYPQLLEVKAA, from the exons ATGAATTGGCACCGACTTAGTGACAAACTTTCACCGCTCAAAATGATGACCACGACGAAGAAAGTCGACTACCTGTCGACGACACCGACATCGGCCACGACGCCCTCCTCGACCAGCCAACCGGACAGTCTGGATCTAGACTACGATATGTGGCAGGGTCAGTTTGAGTTCGTTGGTCCCACAGTGCCGATCAATGCTGCAAATGGTAactgcggcagcagcagcagcaccggcagcatcGGCATCACGTCGCTCGACAAGCAGTCGCGCACGTCCTCATCTAGTCTGGAAGATTTACGCTTAAACGGGTACATCCCACCCGATCAGCCGGTGCTGATCGACGAGGAAACGTTCCTCAGCCTGCACCCAAATGACTTCCCTTCGTCCGGGCCGCAGTCGGGATTTTTCCTGGACGATTACGGTAACCCAAACCAAAACGGAAATGCTCTCGACGCTTACCAGctgaacaacaacagcattaCAGCGAACGGTAATGTGAGCGGAGgtatactcaacatcaaaatgctcaacaacaaaacgaacaaccTCATCAGCTCGGTTACGATCGAGGAGAAAAATGCCAAAAACAACTTGATCAACAACAATCTGAAGCTGATCAACGATAATCCAGAGCTCAGCAATAAGTACATTTTAAAGTCGAGCAACAGTAGCAGTAAAATGAGCGATCTAATCAAGACCGACCTATGTGATAATTTAAACGAACAA CTCGAAATACTACAACGGCAAGTCACCAATCTGGCAGACACCCAGAGCAATGTGGACGATCGCACGAGTAGAACGAAAACGGAATATGCCGTCCTTCAAGCGCGTTATCATATGCTGGAGGAGCAGCTGAGAGAG aCTGAATTGCGGGCGGAAGAACGATTGGCTGAAGAACAAAAGCGTCACAGGGAGTTGCTGGCCCGCGTCGAGCGGGAGGCAAAATTGCAGAATGAAAACTGTCAGATCCGGATACGGACGATGGAGATGGAGGTAACCAGCTTGCGGGAGGAGATCCAACGATTGCGCCTGCAAAGTGACAAACAGGCGGCCGATCTGCATGCGACGGAGGAGAAGCTGGAGAAAGCTCGGGATTCGCTGATGATCTCGCAGCAGGATCTGGCGGAAGCAAGGGCAGAGgagaaaaa GCATAGAGCCGAGAAGCAAGCGGCAGAGGAACTGATGGTAGAGCTTGGCAAGGAATGTGAACGGCTGCGTTCTGAGCGTGGGCCCGCACTGCCAACGACATCGCCCGAGTCGCTGCGACTGGAGGAATTGCATCAGGAAATGGACGAATTGCGCCAGAAGAACAAGTCACTGGAGGAAGCGAACGAAGAGCTTCAGGCTATGATGTTGACCCGTAGCATTGAGGAAGGGCGTAATCTGCTGAACGGGACCTCGAACAGTTTGGCCCAAGAGCTAGAAGCCATGAGCCAAAATCAG GATACCGTTGATTCGACCACTTTAGCGTCATTAACACAG CTCCAGGTCGCATTCCAGgagaaggaagaggagaaCCGACGACTGAAGCATTACATCGACACGATGCTATTGAACGTGGTGGAAAACTATCCACAGCTGCTGGAAGTGAAAGCCGCCTAA
- the LOC120959622 gene encoding rab11 family-interacting protein 4B isoform X21: MYSDVSLEDVQDINHKLEILQRQVTNLADTQSNVDDRTSRTKTEYAVLQARYHMLEEQLRETELRAEERLAEEQKRHRELLARVEREAKLQNENCQIRIRTMEMEVTSLREEIQRLRLQSDKQAADLHATEEKLEKARDSLMISQQDLAEARAEEKKHRAEKQAAEELMVELGKECERLRSERGPALPTTSPESLRLEELHQEMDELRQKNKSLEEANEELQAMMLTRSIEEGRNLLNGTSNSLAQELEAMSQNQDTVDSTTLASLTQLQVAFQEKEEENRRLKHYIDTMLLNVVENYPQLLEVKAA, encoded by the exons CTCGAAATACTACAACGGCAAGTCACCAATCTGGCAGACACCCAGAGCAATGTGGACGATCGCACGAGTAGAACGAAAACGGAATATGCCGTCCTTCAAGCGCGTTATCATATGCTGGAGGAGCAGCTGAGAGAG aCTGAATTGCGGGCGGAAGAACGATTGGCTGAAGAACAAAAGCGTCACAGGGAGTTGCTGGCCCGCGTCGAGCGGGAGGCAAAATTGCAGAATGAAAACTGTCAGATCCGGATACGGACGATGGAGATGGAGGTAACCAGCTTGCGGGAGGAGATCCAACGATTGCGCCTGCAAAGTGACAAACAGGCGGCCGATCTGCATGCGACGGAGGAGAAGCTGGAGAAAGCTCGGGATTCGCTGATGATCTCGCAGCAGGATCTGGCGGAAGCAAGGGCAGAGgagaaaaa GCATAGAGCCGAGAAGCAAGCGGCAGAGGAACTGATGGTAGAGCTTGGCAAGGAATGTGAACGGCTGCGTTCTGAGCGTGGGCCCGCACTGCCAACGACATCGCCCGAGTCGCTGCGACTGGAGGAATTGCATCAGGAAATGGACGAATTGCGCCAGAAGAACAAGTCACTGGAGGAAGCGAACGAAGAGCTTCAGGCTATGATGTTGACCCGTAGCATTGAGGAAGGGCGTAATCTGCTGAACGGGACCTCGAACAGTTTGGCCCAAGAGCTAGAAGCCATGAGCCAAAATCAG GATACCGTTGATTCGACCACTTTAGCGTCATTAACACAG CTCCAGGTCGCATTCCAGgagaaggaagaggagaaCCGACGACTGAAGCATTACATCGACACGATGCTATTGAACGTGGTGGAAAACTATCCACAGCTGCTGGAAGTGAAAGCCGCCTAA
- the LOC120959622 gene encoding rab11 family-interacting protein 4B isoform X2, with protein MNWHRLSDKLSPLKMMTTTKKVDYLSTTPTSATTPSSTSQPDSLDLDYDMWQGQFEFVGPTVPINAANGNCGSSSSTGSIGITSLDKQSRTSSSSLEDLRLNGYIPPDQPVLIDEETFLSLHPNDFPSSGPQSGFFLDDYGNPNQNGNALDAYQLNNNSITANGNVSGGILNIKMLNNKTNNLISSVTIEEKNAKNNLINNNLKLINDNPELSNKYILKSSNSSSKMSDLIKTDLCDNLNEQLEILQRQVTNLADTQSNVDDRTSRTKTEYAVLQARYHMLEEQLRETELRAEERLAEEQKRHRELLARVEREAKLQNENCQIRIRTMEMEVTSLREEIQRLRLQSDKQAADLHATEEKLEKARDSLMISQQDLAEARAEEKKHRAEKQAAEELMVELGKECERLRSERGPALPTTSPESLRLEELHQEMDELRQKNKSLEEANEELQAMMLTRSIEEGRNLLNGTSNSLAQELEAMSQNQLQVAFQEKEEENRRLKHYIDTMLLNVVENYPQLLEVKAA; from the exons ATGAATTGGCACCGACTTAGTGACAAACTTTCACCGCTCAAAATGATGACCACGACGAAGAAAGTCGACTACCTGTCGACGACACCGACATCGGCCACGACGCCCTCCTCGACCAGCCAACCGGACAGTCTGGATCTAGACTACGATATGTGGCAGGGTCAGTTTGAGTTCGTTGGTCCCACAGTGCCGATCAATGCTGCAAATGGTAactgcggcagcagcagcagcaccggcagcatcGGCATCACGTCGCTCGACAAGCAGTCGCGCACGTCCTCATCTAGTCTGGAAGATTTACGCTTAAACGGGTACATCCCACCCGATCAGCCGGTGCTGATCGACGAGGAAACGTTCCTCAGCCTGCACCCAAATGACTTCCCTTCGTCCGGGCCGCAGTCGGGATTTTTCCTGGACGATTACGGTAACCCAAACCAAAACGGAAATGCTCTCGACGCTTACCAGctgaacaacaacagcattaCAGCGAACGGTAATGTGAGCGGAGgtatactcaacatcaaaatgctcaacaacaaaacgaacaaccTCATCAGCTCGGTTACGATCGAGGAGAAAAATGCCAAAAACAACTTGATCAACAACAATCTGAAGCTGATCAACGATAATCCAGAGCTCAGCAATAAGTACATTTTAAAGTCGAGCAACAGTAGCAGTAAAATGAGCGATCTAATCAAGACCGACCTATGTGATAATTTAAACGAACAA CTCGAAATACTACAACGGCAAGTCACCAATCTGGCAGACACCCAGAGCAATGTGGACGATCGCACGAGTAGAACGAAAACGGAATATGCCGTCCTTCAAGCGCGTTATCATATGCTGGAGGAGCAGCTGAGAGAG aCTGAATTGCGGGCGGAAGAACGATTGGCTGAAGAACAAAAGCGTCACAGGGAGTTGCTGGCCCGCGTCGAGCGGGAGGCAAAATTGCAGAATGAAAACTGTCAGATCCGGATACGGACGATGGAGATGGAGGTAACCAGCTTGCGGGAGGAGATCCAACGATTGCGCCTGCAAAGTGACAAACAGGCGGCCGATCTGCATGCGACGGAGGAGAAGCTGGAGAAAGCTCGGGATTCGCTGATGATCTCGCAGCAGGATCTGGCGGAAGCAAGGGCAGAGgagaaaaa GCATAGAGCCGAGAAGCAAGCGGCAGAGGAACTGATGGTAGAGCTTGGCAAGGAATGTGAACGGCTGCGTTCTGAGCGTGGGCCCGCACTGCCAACGACATCGCCCGAGTCGCTGCGACTGGAGGAATTGCATCAGGAAATGGACGAATTGCGCCAGAAGAACAAGTCACTGGAGGAAGCGAACGAAGAGCTTCAGGCTATGATGTTGACCCGTAGCATTGAGGAAGGGCGTAATCTGCTGAACGGGACCTCGAACAGTTTGGCCCAAGAGCTAGAAGCCATGAGCCAAAATCAG CTCCAGGTCGCATTCCAGgagaaggaagaggagaaCCGACGACTGAAGCATTACATCGACACGATGCTATTGAACGTGGTGGAAAACTATCCACAGCTGCTGGAAGTGAAAGCCGCCTAA